The Chroicocephalus ridibundus chromosome 2, bChrRid1.1, whole genome shotgun sequence genome includes a region encoding these proteins:
- the TYMS gene encoding thymidylate synthase translates to MPAEGELPSALEPGGPEAGEPQYLRQVRHILQHGHRKEDRTGTGTISVFGMQARYSLRDQFPLLTTKRVFWKGVLEELLWFIKGSTNAKELSAKGVKIWDANGSREFLDKQGFSTREEGDLGPVYGFQWRHFGAEYKDMHTDYSNQGVDQLQKVIEMIKTNPDDRRIIMCAWNPKDISQMALPPCHALCQFYVLNGELSCQLYQRSGDMGLGVPFNIASYSLLTYMIAHVTGLKPGEFIHTLGDAHIYLNHVEPLKVQLQREPRPFPKLRILRKVEDICDFKAEDFQIEDYNPHPPIKMEMAV, encoded by the exons ATGCCTGCTGAGGGGGAGCTGCCGAGCGCCCTGGAGCCCGGCGGCCCTGAGGCCGGCGAGCCGCAGTACCTGCGGCAGGTCCGGCACATCCTGCAACACGGCCACCGAAAGGAGGAtcgcaccggcaccggcaccatCTCCGTCTTCGGCATGCAGGCGCGGTACAGCCTGAGAG ATCAGTTTCCGCTGCTAACAACAAAGAGGGTGTTCTGGAAAGgagtgctggaggagctgctgtggtTCATCAAG GGTTCTACAAATGCCAAAGAGCTCTCTGCAAAGGGTGTGAAGATTTGGGATGCTAATGGATCGCGTGAGTTCCTGGATAAGCAGGGTTTCAGCACCAGAGAGGAGGGGGATTTGGGACCAGTTTATGGTTTCCAGTGGAGGCACTTTGGAGCGGAATACAAAGATATGCACACAG ATTACTCCAACCAAGGAGTTGATCAGTTGCAAAAAGTGATTGAAATGATCAAAACCAATCCAGATGACAGAAGAATCATTATGTGTGCTTGGAATCCCAAAG ATATTTCTCAGATGGCTTTGCCTCCATGCCATGCCCTTTGCCAGTTCTATGTTCTGAATGGTGAATTGTCTTGCCAACTCTATCAGAGGTCTGGAGATATGGGACTAGGAGTGCCTTTCAATATTGCCAGCTATTCACTGCTCACATACATGATTGCCCATGTCACAGGGCTAAAG cctggagagtTCATACACACATTAGGAGATGCTCACATATATCTGAATCATGTGGAACCTCTGAAAGTTCAA cttcagaGGGAGCCAAGACCTTTCCCCAAACTCAGAATTCTTCGTAAGGTTGAAGACATCTGTGACTTTAAGGCAGAAGATTTTCAGATTGAAGATTATAATCCTCATCCACCTATTAAAATGGAGATGGCTGTTTAA
- the ENOSF1 gene encoding LOW QUALITY PROTEIN: mitochondrial enolase superfamily member 1 (The sequence of the model RefSeq protein was modified relative to this genomic sequence to represent the inferred CDS: substituted 1 base at 1 genomic stop codon): MLKHGYLTYTRSCAWLGYSDQQLKQLRTXALRKGWTMFKVKVGADLQDDICRRRFVRKMIGADKITMLDANQQWEIKEAIEWVTKPAEFKPLWIKEPAFPDEGMHVQRGHATISKALELLGIGVATREHCHNRVIFKQFLQAKALSYLQIGSSRLGSVNENLSVLLMAKKFQSKALQNAAAMRKSFCPHPSS, from the exons ATGTTGAAGCATGGATATCTGACTTATACAAGATCCTGTGCCTGGCTGGGCTACTCAGATCAGCAGTTAAAACAA TTACGCACCTAGGCCTTGAGAAAAGGCTGGA CTATGTTCAAAGTAAAGGTGGGTGCAGATCTGCAGGATGATATTTGCAGACGCAGATTTGTACGAAAAATGATCGGCGCAGACAAAATAACG ATGCTGGATGCAAACCAACAATGGGAAATAAAGGAAGCAATAGAGTGGGTCACTAAACCAGCTGAGTTTAAACCCTTGTGGATTAAGGAGCCAGCTTTTCCAGATGAGGGTATGCACGTCCAGAGGGGACATGCAACCATTTCAAAG GCCTTAGAACTGCTAGGAATTGGTGTGGCAACCAGAGAAC actGCCACAACCGAGTGATATTTAAACAGTTTCTGCAAGCTAAGGCCTTGAGTTATCTCCAAattggcagcagcaggctgggaagTGTGAATGAAAACTTGTCTGTGCTGCTGATGGCCAAAAAGTTCCAGAGTAAGGCTCTGCAAAATGCAGCAGCAATGAGAAAATCTTTCTGCCCCCACCCTTCAAGCTAG